A section of the Streptomyces sp. NBC_01591 genome encodes:
- a CDS encoding ABC transporter ATP-binding protein, which produces MVAPPDNDVIWARSLHHSHNGSPALGGVSLGVRDGEILAVTGPRGCGKTTLLHCLSGQLVPEQGEVWFNSVPVHTMGPRLRERLRRDRFGWIAPEPQLVPELNTWENTALPLLLRGATHREAKKSALEWLERLDIGTCARQRPHTLLQGQRQRIAVARALAAAPTVIFADEPTATLHRNDRTHVLRTLTSAARSHGITIVLATHDAEIAALADRTVPLLDGRRVATVALPAVSDTEGRAACSLSV; this is translated from the coding sequence ATGGTGGCCCCGCCGGACAACGACGTGATCTGGGCGCGTTCCCTGCACCATTCCCACAACGGCTCACCCGCGCTCGGCGGTGTCTCCCTGGGCGTACGCGACGGCGAGATCCTCGCCGTGACCGGCCCCCGGGGCTGCGGCAAGACGACCCTGCTGCACTGCCTGTCCGGTCAGCTGGTGCCCGAGCAGGGCGAGGTGTGGTTCAACAGCGTCCCCGTCCACACCATGGGTCCCCGGCTGCGCGAACGGCTGCGCCGCGACAGGTTCGGCTGGATCGCCCCCGAGCCCCAGCTCGTCCCCGAGCTGAACACCTGGGAGAACACGGCCCTTCCGCTGCTGCTGCGCGGCGCCACGCACCGGGAGGCGAAGAAGTCCGCCCTGGAGTGGCTGGAACGGCTCGACATCGGCACGTGCGCCAGACAGCGACCGCACACCCTGCTCCAGGGGCAGCGCCAGCGGATCGCCGTGGCCCGCGCCCTGGCCGCCGCCCCCACCGTGATCTTCGCCGACGAGCCGACCGCGACCCTGCACCGCAACGACCGGACGCATGTGCTGCGCACCCTCACCAGCGCGGCCCGTTCGCACGGCATCACGATCGTGCTCGCCACCCATGACGCGGAGATCGCCGCCCTCGCCGACCGTACGGTCCCGCTGCTGGACGGCCGTCGCGTCGCCACCGTCGCCCTGCCCGCCGTATCCGATACGGAGGGCCGCGCGGCGTGCTCGCTCTCCGTCTAG